Proteins encoded in a region of the Bicyclus anynana chromosome 27, ilBicAnyn1.1, whole genome shotgun sequence genome:
- the LOC112054387 gene encoding uncharacterized protein LOC112054387 isoform X2: MSTNDNAACPGVSENTELLDNVCSDAKESKANRKVSFPKDDELVTQYFEPSNPWQDVPSTTRAQLAAEYLEACRCHGTAPIDSVLQQIRELPENTIGGSARAPRLCLSDCSLLGNAPADALEALLCKVQFRRLEIDHAEIDDDGAEALFDMVEYYESTTVLSLIGPRQFGIRGWQAACRMIKKSAELSEIEISESPLEASHATVLARALRPAGCRLRSVCLQRAALAGDALLCLVIALKTNSSVRELRLGDNRLAKEDASQLAALLRYNTSLQLLDLSNNQIQDAGVEELAKALVQQATHSPTSPLQCPLGGYESRGLAFLVLWNNQLTRNCAGHLAKILRASHSLCVLNVGRNALGSDVVRSLQSDRIGGGPLVSLGLQAARLGPEAARAIAELIRNDTKLQRLDLRDNKLGVAGLQAIHTALKDNTTLTQIDLDEPPETAASVGVQSCTESATVARLLRDIRALCRRNEPAAPAPPDRLLRKISLTCHTAPAPKQQCLPAEEERRSRLRSPAPSPAPSPAGSPVPAGASSSRFSVIPVASDCQTASRFKVVQVADPAPPKKTRFSVTRNYDTIYNPVLPPTTPSPSPSPSPSSSPAPEITIDYSTDTVRTDTSSNVNENTPVFDYSRDADNAHTVVTEKSTNTTQNVAAVECTRDKNKNNEEQDDKTSIDLSVNNTQTQNKEKSDNIVKQDDLNKNQAKNHIVSTRDTKNFEQDITKTEIKKDDLVVDFDTSVKSTDGDIIKLDPNTKPTDNKDLKIDTINKPTVIQEDKVVKLETSIKPEIIQDIVVPVSIKPTLQEVQPEYIVSRTVLIPKTENRTVLTQTEEIMSIPDFINVKDENPDFISFVTDSKNEENNCEKLKHGGDRSNIEIDLRENLHAEPESIEKKDLKESSKSVNMPESVIIEPELISNLGPKISQVSDVCEKSEKYVSVLEPVSKECESSFVKNNIVDIKASEGDAKSLTVSDSLNNEKLKDTYVIGDNCENIDLINFSDTNKFSESVGSETFGDKIEQMSHNETVDYIGDDKVVKTDTKLVKSSIEVTEMDRVETEVSVTVRSENSLKTKAHRDQDVNKLVKEEKREVAIKQIEAITEDLGNLIQEMQDLSTMAMKKTATEDVNVVLGVNKVPAVRDNVVLKKNKSESSLDSPDLEVSRLMRKPVSAFCDSSSSLEISGSSVESLNIERARPIVIHEETRISKGSSVESTSEVTPVNLNVSISSNESVSPIIFGKSKKIHGSLSSLEASMSSVDSARHEKVMVTSADSGIEYSLQNPSETREDSSSNEGTLTCSSSLKESVKKESGETLTSPKRTSSLLDVPALKSKGLERMRKISWVAPSASFHLPKPEEKVEYKLPTNLEKLLSLFQHPSSLFSRSNSDDDKKSTSSTPPRKDSSLTSSFWSWGSVTEKTDKDDADSLSEATDSTLSERVQVSFVDESFSRKLDSKTPSTDTDNTLSEFQTFPNTSDNGENVKVTELTTDEKLVQKCLALSDNDTRPDVSGECDIDLNTPNDFNRNVTQTSEKPEAGDVPDTAVCSETLVKLEDEKLDVKPRTFASVLTSSSENSLEKQASPETGHPVEKLPTKVIRGIKENISPENTITSSMTSKVLAMEMGDKQMKSIPIVNTIWEVTMPSVEKSDAKAEEVPVKASTDLAPIATIDETSDVAADDLIQLAYIDDAKVEERVVELEKIVIKDEKEVDKVDLGKDALSYLMYENPDYETGTAHAVTEAKSPQGSLAQELRDAEIKEMLDLSPELVIDDAVEIPEIFTVEIKGRKSSPVIPERAKLKKSNSLEDLTKRPATDEKDSPKLKTIAFKVPESTTPRDIPERKPKLRSRSGSSPKSLPESLNKPCPLAKMESVISKKKKKVSSLGKTARDSLLMLNMSEEEIAEFRRPYKLTSVESLRSLESVSEDANSQSGTSVDSRCRACLRTSQESLMSLDSITEDCRCMEDCEKRHSNR; encoded by the exons TGCCGTCGACAACACGAGCGCAACTGGCAGCGGAGTATCTCGAGGCGTGCCGTTGTCACGGCACTGCGCCCATCGACTCTGTGCTGCAGCAGATACGG GAACTCCCAGAGAACACGATCGGCGGCAGTGCGCGCGCGCCCCGGCTCTGCCTGTCCGACTGCTCGCTGCTCGGCAACGCGCCGGCGGACGCGCTGGAAGCTTTGCTGTGCAAGGTGCAGTTCCGGAGGTTGGAGATCGACCACGCGGAGATTGACGACGATGGCGCG GAGGCACTGTTCGACATGGTGGAATACTACGAGAGTACAACAGTGCTGAGTCTGATCGGCCCGCGACAGTTCGGCATACGGGGCTGGCAGGCCGCTTGTAGAATGATCAAGAAG AGTGCAGAGCTGTCAGAGATAGAGATATCCGAGAGTCCGTTGGAGGCGAGCCACGCGACCGTGCTAGCTAGGGCTCTGCGCCCCGCCGGGTGCCGTCTGCGCTCGGTCTGCCTGCAGAGGGCGGCGCTCGCCGGCGACGCGTTGCTGTGTCTCG TGATCGCCCTGAAGACGAACAGCTCTGTGCGCGAGCTGCGTTTGGGCGACAACCGGCTGGCGAAGGAGGACGCGTCGCAGCTCGCGGCGCTGCTGCGGTACAACACCAGCCTGCAGCTGCTGGACCTCTCCAACAACCAGATACag GACGCCGGCGTCGAGGAGCTCGCCAAGGCATTGGTGCAGCAAGCGACGCACTCCCCCACCTCGCCTTTACAATGTCCAC TGGGTGGTTATGAATCGAGAGGACTGGCGTTTCTTGTTCTATGGAACAATCAGTTGACGAGAAATTGCGCTGGACATTTGGCTAAAATATTG AGGGCGTCGCATTCGCTATGCGTGCTGAACGTGGGTCGAAACGCACTCGGATCAGACGTGGTGCGGTCGCTGCAGTCTGACAGGATCGGCGGAGGGCCACTGGTGTCCTTGGGACTGCAGGCCGCGAGACTGGGGCCTGAGGCGGCGCGCGCCATCGCTGAGCTCATACGGAACGATACTAAACTGCAG CGACTGGATCTGCGCGACAACAAGCTGGGCGTGGCGGGACTGCAGGCGATACACACCGCTCTCAAAGACAACACCACGCTCACGCAGATCGACCTCGACGAGCCGCCT GAAACCGCAGCTTCAGTAGGCGTCCAGAGCTGCACCGAGTCGGCGACTGTCGCGCGACTGTTGCGCGACATCCGCGCGCTGTGCCGTCGGAACGAGCCGgctgcgcccgcgccgcccgaccGCCTGCTTAGGAAGATCAGCCTCACCTGCCACACCGCGCCAGCGCCCAAG CAGCAGTGCCTACCGGCGGAGGAGGAGCGTCGGTCGCGGCTCCGCTCCCCCGCGCCGTCCCCCGCGCCCTCGCCCGCCGGCTCGCCCGTGCCCGCCGGAGCGAGCAGCTCGCGGTTCTCG GTGATTCCTGTCGCGTCGGACTGCCAAACCGCATCGAGATTCAAAGTTGTGCAG gttGCTGATCCGGCTCCGCCGAAAAAAACACGATTTTCCGTAACAAGAAACTACGACACAATATACAATCCCGTTTTGCCGCCCACCACGCCGTCACCGTCGCCATCGCCCTCGCCTTCGTCGTCGCCCGCCCCAGAAATTACCATAGACTACAGCACGGACACCGTAAGAACAGACACAAGTTCAAATGTCAATGAAAACACCCCCGTTTTCGATTATTCAAGAGACGCTGATAATGCACATACAGTTGTAACAGAAAAAAGTACAAACACAACACAAAATGTAGCCGCCGTTGAGTGCActagagataaaaataaaaataatgaagaaCAAGATGATAAAACAAGCATAGACCTGAGTGTCAataacacacaaacacaaaacaaagaaaaaagtgATAATATCGTAAAACAagatgatttaaataaaaatcaagcgAAAAATCATATTGTTTCAACGAGAGACACTAAAAATTTCGAACAAGATATAACAAagactgaaattaaaaaagatgATCTTGTTGTCGATTTTGATACAAGTGTAAAATCTACAGATGGTGATATCATAAAACTAGATCCAAATACGAAACCTACAGATAATAAGGACTTAAAAATAGATACGATAAATAAACCTACAGTTATTCAAGAAGACAAAGTTGTGAAATTGGAAACATCTATTAAACCTGAAATTATCCAGGATATTGTAGTACCAGTATCTATAAAACCTACACTACAAGAAGTACAACCAGAATATATTGTTAGTAGAACAGTTTTAATCCCCAAAACGGAGAATAGAACTGTTTTAACGCAAACCGAAGAAATTATGAGCATACCTGATTTCATCAATGTCAAAGATGAAAATCCCGATTTTATCAGTTTTGTTACTGACAGtaaaaatgaagaaaataattGTGAGAAACTTAAACATGGCGGTGATAGGAGTAATATTGAAATAGATTTAAGAGAGAATTTGCATGCTGAGCCAgaaagtatagaaaaaaaagaCTTAAAAGAGAGTTCCAAGTCTGTAAATATGCCTGAATCTGTGATAATTGAACCTGAATTAATATCTAATTTAGGTCCAAAAATTTCTCAAGTATCTGATGTTTGTGAAAAATCAGAGAAGTATGTTAGTGTACTAGAACCAGTTTCAAAAGAATGTGAATCAagctttgttaaaaataatattgttgatATTAAAGCGAGTGAAGGTGATGCTAAATCATTGACTGTAAGTGATTCGTTAAACaacgaaaaattaaaagatacgTACGTTATAGGTGATAATTGTGAAaatatagacttaattaattttagtgacACAAACAAATTTAGTGAAAGTGTCGGTAGTGAAACGTTTGGTGATAAAATCGAACAAATGTCTCATAATGAGACCGTCGATTACATAGGCGATGATAAGGTAGTTAAGACAGACACAAAATTAGTTAAAAGTAGCATAGAAGTGACAGAGATGGACAGAGTTGAAACTGAAGTATCTGTTACTGTTAGAAGCGAGAATAGTTTAAAAACCAAAGCGCATCGCGACCAAgatgtaaataaattagttaaggAAGAGAAACGGGAAGTAGCAATCAAACAAATAGAAGCCATAACAGAAGATTTAGGAAATTTGATTCAAGAAATGCAAGATTTGTCTACAATGGCTATGAAAAAGACCGCTACAGAGGATGTAAATGTAGTTTTAGGTGTAAACAAAGTACCTGCAGTTCGAGATAATGTagttttaaagaaaaacaaaagcgAATCGAGTTTGGACAGTCCGGACCTTGAAGTGTCAAGACTGATGAGGAAGCCTGTCAGTGCCTTCTGTGACAGTAGCTCTTCTTTAGAAATTTCTGGAAGCTCCGTCGAGAGTCTCAACATAGAGAGAGCTAGACCTATTGTGATACACGAGGAgacgcgaatttctaaaggTAGCAGCGTCGAATCTACCAGTGAGGTGACTCCAGTGAATTTGAACGTGTCTATAAGTTCGAACGAGAGTGTTTCCCCTATTATATTTGGGAAAAGTAAGAAAATTCACGGTTCCCTGTCAAGTTTGGAAGCTAGTATGAGTTCTGTGGATTCGGCGAGGCACGAAAAGGTTATGGTGACATCTGCGGATTCTGGAATAGAGTATTCATTACAAAATCCCTCTGAGACAAGAGAAGATAGCTCATCAAACGAAGGCACACTGACATGTAGCTCAAGTCTGAAGGAATCTGTTAAAAAGGAGTCTGGCGAAACTCTCACATCTCCAAAAAGAACGTCGAGTTTGTTAGATGTCCCTGCATTAAAATCGAAAGGGTTAGAGCGTATGAGGAAGATTTCTTGGGTGGCGCCATCTGCCAGTTTTCACTTACCAAAGCCCGAGGAGAAAGTAGAATATAAACTTCCAACTAATTTGGAGAAGTTGCTCAGTCTGTTTCAACATCCGAGTAGTTTATTTTCAAGAAGCAACAGTGACGATGATAAGAAATCGACATCGAGTACTCCGCCCAGAAAAGATTCCTCATTGACAAGCTCATTTTGGTCTTGGGGTAGTGTGACGGAGAAAACGGACAAAGACGACGCGGACAGTTTGTCGGAAGCGACAGATTCAACGTTGTCAGAAAGAGTTCAAGTGTCTTTCGTAGACGAGTCGTTTTCAAGAAAACTCGACAGCAAAACCCCGTCAACAGATACAGATAACACACTAAGCGAGTTCCAAACTTTCCCCAACACGTCTGACAATGGGGAGAACGTAAAAGTTACCGAACTAACCACCGATGAGAAATTAGTACAAAAATGTTTAGCTTTAAGCGATAATGACACACGACCGGACGTATCCGGCGAGTGTGACATAGATCTCAATACACCCAACGACTTTAATAGAAACGTAACACAAACGTCAGAAAAACCTGAAGCCGGTGATGTACCGGACACAGCTGTGTGCAGCGAAACCTTAGTTAAGTTAGAAGATGAAAAACTAGATGTAAAACCGCGGACATTTGCGTCCGTTCTGACGTCTTCTTCAGAGAACTCTCTAGAAAAACAGGCGAGTCCCGAAACGGGGCATCCAGTAGAGAAGCTTCCGACTAAAGTTATTAGAGgtattaaagaaaatatcagCCCCGAAAACACTATAACCTCAAGTATGACTAGTAAAGTGTTAGCGATGGAAATGGGTGACAAGCAAATGAAAAGTATTCCGATAGTTAACACCATTTGGGAGGTCACTATGCCGAGTGTAGAGAAAAGTGACGCTAAAGCAGAAGAAGTCCCAGTTAAAGCGTCAACTGATCTGGCGCCAATCGCAACGATAGACGAAACTAGTGACGTTGCAGCCGATGATCTAATACAATTGGCGTATATAGATGACGCGAAGGTAGAAGAAAGAGTCGTTGAATTGGAGAAAATAGTCATAAAAGACGAAAAGGAAGTCGATAAAGTAGATTTAGGGAAAGATGCGTTATCGTATTTGATGTACGAAAACCCAGATTACGAAACGGGAACCGCGCATGCAGTGACTGAGGCGAAATCTCCACAAGGATCTCTCGCTCAGGAGTTAAGGGACGCAGAGATTAAGGAAATGTTGGATTTATCACCCGAATTGGTGATAGACGATGCTGTGGAGATCCCAGAAATTTTCACAGTGGAGATCAAAGGTCGCAAAAGCTCCCCAGTAATCCCAGAGCGGGCgaagttaaaaaaatcaaattctttAGAAGATTTGACAAAAAGGCCAGCGACAGACGAAAAGGACAGCCCTAAATTGAAGACAATCGCGTTCAAAGTACCAGAGAGTACAACACCAAGGGATATACCGGAAAGGAAACCAAAATTGAGATCCAGGAGTGGATCTAGTCCGAAATCTCTGCCCGAAAGTCTGAATAAACCGTGTCCTTTGGCGAAAATGGAGTCAGTTATAAGcaaaaagaagaaaaaggtCTCGTCACTTGGCAAAACTGCGCGAGATTCCCTGCTAATGTTGAATATGAGCGAAGAAGAGATTGCGGAGTTCAGACGGCCTTACAAACTTACATCAGTTGAAAGTTTGCGATCCCTGGAATCGGTGTCAGAGGACGCAAACTCTCAAAGCGGGACCTCTGTGGACTCGAGATGCAGAGCATGTTTGCGGACGTCTCAAGAGAGTCTAATGTCCTTGGATTCGATTACTGAGGACTGTCGATGTATGGAAGATTGTGAGAAGAGACATTCGAATAGATAG